In a single window of the Tigriopus californicus strain San Diego chromosome 2, Tcal_SD_v2.1, whole genome shotgun sequence genome:
- the LOC131893485 gene encoding uncharacterized protein LOC131893485, whose amino-acid sequence MKIAAILFTLSLFLGWSSTDTLDNSIGIDDSHHCALEMHKAQAFRGRKFSIFGSKVRLRGLQKSLNTIGDCCWALYRHAGFQGRPMFMGSHVSISSIQDWGWRRAKIRSVKRLKSCNF is encoded by the exons ATGAAGATCGCAGCAATCTTATTCACCCTGAGTTTGTTCCTGGGTTGGTCCTCAACGGACACTTTGGACAACTCCATTGGGATCGACGATTCACATCACTGCGCGTTGGAGATGCACAAGGCCCAAGCGTTCCGAGGACGCAAGTTTTCCATCTTCGGCTCGAAAGTTCGACTTCGCGGTCTACAGAAATCCCTCAATACCattg GCGATTGTTGTTGGGCCTTGTATCGCCATGCGGGTTTCCAGGGGCGTCCAATGTTCATGGGCAGTCATGTGTCCATCAGCTCGATTCAAGATTGGGGCTGGAGAAGAGCCAAGATCCGGTCCGTGAAGCGTctcaaatcttgcaatttctGA
- the LOC131893484 gene encoding tetratricopeptide repeat protein 36-like, producing the protein MSNPHDRIILNSVVNPLLPLGEGVYDDEHEIPETLKDNEEDNPKTRESKALEQKAIAACDAGCYPKALELLAQALDVAPERAAIYNNRAQVYRLMNQDLEAKMDLNRAIDLSQGRGRSACQAFCQRGLLWRKEGNDPEAMADFRRSAELGSEFAKSLLVQLNPYAAMCNKMLKNVFQALESGSNEVENPFPSIPDPSGTKQG; encoded by the exons ATGTCCAACCCTCACGATCGAATCATACTGAACAGCGTGGTCAACCCGTTATTACCCTTGGGGGAGGGTGTCTACGACGATGAGCACGAGATCCCGGAGACATTAAAGGATAACGAAGAAGACAATCCCAAGACCAG GGAATCTAAAGCTCTTGAGCAAAAGGCCATCGCCGCTTGCGACGCAGGGTGTTATCCAAAGGCATTGGAGCTTTTAGCACAAGCCCTGGACGTGGCTCCGGAGCGAGCTGCAATCTACAATAATCGAGCTCAGGTATATCGCCTCATGAACCAAGACCTCGAGGCCAAAATGGACTTGAACCGTGCCATAGATCTTAGTCAGGGACGAGGCCGATCGGCCTGTCAAGCCTTTTGCCAACGAG GACTTCTGTGGAGAAAGGAAGGCAATGATCCCGAGGCTATGGCCGATTTCCGACGCTCAGCCGAGCTGGGATCCGAATTTGCCAAATCCTTGTTGGTCCAACTCAACCCCTACGCGGCCATGTGTAATAAGATGCTCAAGAACGTCTTCCAAGCTTTGGAGAGCGGATCGAATGAGGTGGAAAACCCCTTTCCATCGATTCCTGATCCGTCTGGCACAAAACAGGGCTAA